GAAATTAATTTCTCCTGGGCTTGTCGTCTATACATATGTCTTGTACGTATATGCAGCAGTCAGACTAGTGTGGCAAAGGTTTGCCATGAATTGACATTTGCCATCTACGTATTCTCGGCACGCGAGACTTGCATTTTGCAATCTCAGATTGAATGACATCATATGGGGTCGGATTCGGTTAACTTGATTAAATACCAGTTCTTCTGTCCTCAAGGGTGGGAGAACTAATGCCTGGGATGAAACATCGAAGTTTAGTCAGTGATGATTCTTTTCCCATTGTCAGGCTCCATTTTGGAATTTGGTCAAACCTGGGAGATTTATGAAAACCTGTTTGGTGTGTGTTCTatcgttttgtttcaatctttcCCAGACAGCGAAGTGAAATCATCCAGCTATTGGGATAGATTTTTCCATCTTTGCTTGacaatggaaaatggaattcaAAGATTGGAGATGAAGAAGCAGAAAAGTTCCTTATCTTTCATTGATTGAAGAACATACAATATCGAACTATAGTCCGTTGACAATTACACATATCATGCCTTTTGAGGGTAATTGTTGCAATTAAGACGAATGCAGTCGACAGACTTGAACAAGATCAATGGCCGATACCTACAGAGGTGTTCATTTCCACACGCATTAGTTTGTCCGAAACAACTGATTGCCAccattcctccaaaatgtaggaacatcacagggaGACCAGGACCAATCAGTGTTCATGATTGCCTAGTCCACAAGTGATGAGGAAGAGACGTGTTCAGTAATTCATAAAGATTCCAAACCTTCTTGCGTCCAATCGCGTTTATGGCAATGAGATTGGTTCAACCACTAGTGGACCTGGGTACTTATGGCATTTCATACTACTTAGCATTTCACCACGAGCACTGAAACGGATAGAAATGAAGCCAGCAGCAAGTCTGTAAGTACGTACATAGGCAGGCGTCATTGGGAACGCATAGTTTTCGACAAAATCAACCGTGGAATAAATCCTGGTCATAAAACAATACTTTGAACATGACGTGCCAGGCCATGGCCATacgtacatacgagtacatagAAGCCAATTCCGAcattccattttcaaggtctCATTCAGCCATTCAGAGTTGGCTTGGTCAGAGCATTCTGATCACAGGATTGAATTAGTTTACCAAATCCAAATGAGACGCGAATATGTCTCGAGATCTCTGTGAGTGGTTCATCCAACGTTCAACGGTGGCAGACCAAGAtgtcaattaaaaaaaggCGTTAAGGGCGACCAACAGGTAGTTGCAATAGTGGCAGAAATGGTGCTCATTGAATGCCCATAGCAACGTCCACAGGTCAGGAGGCTGACCAGCGCTGCCCCGACCATTCCAGCTACCTGTCTTGGCCACCTCAAACCATCCATTTGTTTCTCTGAGCAGTGATTGGGAGTTGCTTTTTCTCAGAAGGGCAGGTTCAAACCCCCTTCCCCATTCATGAAAGAATTGCAGTGAGATTTCTCTTCAACTATGTCCCAATATTGTAGTGTGTTTTCCTTGTGCTTTGCGGCCATGGCCGCCATGTGTTCAGTGGCCTGTTTATCCATTGCCTTTTCGACGGATAACTGGCAACATATCTCCGTGGATCGGGCGTTCCTCAGGGCTCAATTGCCGCTTCAAGAAGACCACAGGCTCTTGAAGCACTTCGAGGAGGACTTTGAGTACTTCGACCGGGTCCAAGGCATGTTCAGGGTGTGCTTTCCGCATGAAGAGAAGCCTCCCTATAGTGACCTGTATTTGAACCCTGTCGAGGAGTGGTGTGCCAACATTGATTACTATGTCAAGCTCTTGGAGTACGGGCTACTACCTGCACGACTGACTTCTCATGCGGAGACATGGTTCCACTTAGCCCGATCTTCAATTGCCGCCTTTTGCCTGTATTTCATGTGGATGGGCATTGGCTGCGTTACCGGACTTCTAGGCTGTTGGAAGGCCTCCGGTGACCACTTGATCTCGACGGCCATTGTCTTGCTCCTCGCCAGTATGAGCGGGGGAGCCGGAATGGGCTTATGGCATTGGGCCAAGTTCTATGAACTGGAGAAGGTGAGACCGCCCTGTTATTGAACTGACTGACTTTCTGCTGAATCTCATTTTTGGGGCCTACTTTAGGTCCATGACGAACGCCTCGGGTTCTTTCTGTCTTGGCCCGAGATACTGCAAGACGCGACGGCCTTTACTCTGGGGTGGTCGTACATCATAGCCTGGATCGGCGTGGGCTTGTCCATGATTGCCAGTGTGCTCTTTATGGGCTCAGCCGTCTGCTTCAAGATCGAATTCCGGGAATTGGAACAACGCGAAATGATGCTCCGCCTCCAGATGGCATATCCCACGCACTCCATTTTGAAGCAACCTAACGGCAGTTGCAGTGTAAGTTTCGGTAAAAGCTCACATGTGGGCAGATGGAGTTTGAGATGAGAGATTGGAGGCTTGAAATGGCAACTTTATGATTGCAGATCCCGCCAACGCCACTGAGCCGGAGAAGCTCAATGTACTCGCAACATTATTTTCCCGTTGGATATCCAATCCAAgatgatattttgaatgataCAAGAACCCTTCAGTACAAGAACGTTGTCAAAGAGCTCGAGGACTCCAAAGTTTAACATGCTTCAAAAGCTCAATCAACCTCAAACCAAAATTTAGTAAACCATATCAAAAGCAAACCGAATTGGgcttgatttattttttgcttcgtCATCCGTCTTAGCAACAACCCTTTTTGGCTAAGCAGGTAATTGAAggcattgaaaaacaaatttatcgAGATCTTCAAGCCCTACTGACAAAAGCTGGCCGAGTGTTgcaagatatttcattcattgtgcACCTTGGAGATAACATAATAGGTCAAATTGGACAACTTGTGTCATGATGTACGTACCTAACCTTTCCGTACTTGCAGTCTTGAGATCTCGTGCGCTTCATATGGCGATAACCATAAATCGAACTTGAAGCGGTACTCGATTACAACTATCTTGACATTTCGCCCTTTATTCGGCTGCCAGCCTTGGTCATTGCTGGTCAATTAGCACttgatattttgcaatttgacCACCGTCCTTACGTGTACGCTATCAAATATCGTTCTACAATCCGTTAGCGAACCATGCAAGTTCCTTCCTTCAACCTCCTTGAGATCGAACAATCCAATTACCTGGGTTACCCTCAAAAGGAGATGAATCCATATCTGTTGACACCGTTATATTGAAATCCTCCCAACCAGTGACTTTATATCCCATGGGCACATGGAGGAAAAGCTTTGGGTATACATATCTAGGTGTATACCCACACAACCAACGTACTGATGCAAAGGCATCCCACAACGTTACTCTAGCCAACTTGAGCAAAACTTGCATACATGAAGGTACATTCACTTCCACGATGTGAGGCTCAATTGTCTTGCACGACTAGAATGAAGAAGCATTACCAcgatcctcttcctcctctttcttcatcACCAAGTTCAAATCGGGCTTTTCTTACCGTAGCAACCATTTAGATCTCTCAAAGAACGAAGTCAATGTGGGTAGTGAACTGCGGTTCTTTAGGTTGTCACAAGTAGATGAAGGGTTTCCTGGTAGTTCAGGATACAAAGAGTTCCATCTTCGGCTCCGTACGCTACGTAATCCTAAAACGAGGAGTCCTGCAGGGTGCCATCGTCACTCTATTCTTGCTTCGGCATGAGGAAGTCAGAGGGCCAGCGCCAATCAAGGACGAGCTACGTAGATATTTGCAAACGTACTGTAGCAAGAGCACATTGATTTCATCACACTTTTGTCTTCATGTCGAAAATAACACTAGGGCAGGCCAAAGAGCCCGGCAAGCCAATTGAGCTCTTCAGAGcggaatttcttttttttttaatgatcaCATAGGGGAGAATTATTCGTTGCTGCAGATGAAGTAAGTGCGAGTAAAAGTGTATGTAGATGCAATACAAAATCAGGTGTTTTCCATTAGCACGGtcaaatggttcatttagaTAGCCTAAAGTGATCCGAGTCAAAAATTGGAGTAAAAAATTGGAGGAGTCTAAGGCATTAGAGAAGCCAAGGCTGTGAGTTCAAATCCCACCATCGAGGGGAAAATCGGTATGGCCACAAATGTAACCCCGTTTACATCTTTGAATCGACACAGACAACTCTGATATATCAAATTACCGTGGACAATTATTGCCATGCTTGAGAAGAGTCCCTCTGATTCCAACGGAATGCCGAAGGGTCTTGCCAACTATCTTGCGTAATACCTCTTTGACGAAATGTTTGATGCCAATTGCAGCAATGTAGCACGCGCATATGACGCATTTATTTCCATATTTATGAGCATTGGAGCAAAGTGGAGAAGAAAGTAGTATCAATTATCCTTGGACAATTTGccgaaaggtatttgaatgTTGGCTTGCATTGTTGATTTCTCAAACACATAATGTGAACTTTAGATACGAAGAGGAAAACTGCATGCAATAAAGACCTCCAGGTAACTCAAGACCATGATGGCCAAGCAACTTTTCATCTCGATCGCTCAGAATGTCGGGTGTCCAAATTTTCGATTATCCACCCTGCTGTTCAGTCCATGATCTCACCTCCACCTCTCGGGAAAGTGTCGGCATTGTCGGCATTGC
This Tigriopus californicus strain San Diego chromosome 7, Tcal_SD_v2.1, whole genome shotgun sequence DNA region includes the following protein-coding sequences:
- the LOC131884326 gene encoding uncharacterized protein LOC131884326, coding for MSQYCSVFSLCFAAMAAMCSVACLSIAFSTDNWQHISVDRAFLRAQLPLQEDHRLLKHFEEDFEYFDRVQGMFRVCFPHEEKPPYSDLYLNPVEEWCANIDYYVKLLEYGLLPARLTSHAETWFHLARSSIAAFCLYFMWMGIGCVTGLLGCWKASGDHLISTAIVLLLASMSGGAGMGLWHWAKFYELEKVHDERLGFFLSWPEILQDATAFTLGWSYIIAWIGVGLSMIASVLFMGSAVCFKIEFRELEQREMMLRLQMAYPTHSILKQPNGSCSIPPTPLSRRSSMYSQHYFPVGYPIQDDILNDTRTLQYKNVVKELEDSKV